A DNA window from Enterobacter cloacae subsp. cloacae ATCC 13047 contains the following coding sequences:
- the cpxA gene encoding envelope stress sensor histidine kinase CpxA — MIGSLTARIFAIFWLTLALVLMLVLMLPKLDSRQMTELLDSEQRQGVMIEQHVEAELANDPPNDLMWWRRLFRAIDKWAPPGQRLLLVTSEGRVIGADRNEMQIIRNFIGQADNADHPQKKKYGRVEMVGPFSVRDGEDNYQLYLIRPASNSQSDFINLLFDRPLLLLIVTMLVSSPLLLWLAWSLAKPARKLKNAADEVAQGNLRQHPELEAGPQEFLAAGASFNQMITALERMMTTQQRLLSDISHELRTPLTRLQLGTALLRRRSGESKELERIETEAQRLDSMINDLLVMSRNQQKNALVSETVKANQLWHEVLDNAAFEAEQMGKSFTVNFPPGPWPLYGNPNTLESALENIVRNALRYSHTKIEVAFSVDKDGITIIVDDDGPGVSPEDREQIFRPFYRTDEARDRESGGTGLGLAIVETAMQQHRGWVKADDSPLGGLRLTLWLPLYKRA; from the coding sequence ATGATAGGAAGCTTAACCGCCCGCATCTTCGCCATCTTCTGGCTGACGCTGGCACTGGTTTTAATGCTGGTTTTGATGTTGCCAAAACTCGACTCACGCCAGATGACGGAGCTTCTCGACAGCGAGCAACGTCAGGGCGTGATGATCGAGCAGCACGTAGAAGCCGAGCTGGCAAACGATCCGCCAAACGATTTGATGTGGTGGCGCAGGCTGTTTCGCGCTATCGACAAATGGGCACCTCCCGGACAACGCCTGCTGCTGGTGACCAGCGAAGGCCGCGTGATTGGCGCGGATCGCAATGAAATGCAGATCATCCGCAACTTTATTGGCCAGGCGGATAACGCCGATCATCCGCAGAAGAAAAAATATGGTCGGGTTGAGATGGTGGGCCCTTTCTCAGTCAGGGATGGGGAAGATAACTACCAGCTTTATTTGATTCGCCCGGCGAGCAATTCCCAGTCCGATTTTATCAACCTGCTGTTTGACCGTCCGCTTCTGCTGCTGATTGTGACGATGCTGGTCAGTTCACCGCTGTTGCTTTGGCTGGCGTGGAGCCTGGCAAAACCGGCGCGTAAGCTGAAAAACGCCGCCGACGAAGTGGCGCAGGGTAACCTGCGACAGCACCCTGAGCTGGAAGCCGGACCGCAGGAGTTTCTTGCCGCCGGGGCCAGTTTCAACCAGATGATCACCGCTCTTGAGCGCATGATGACCACGCAGCAGCGGCTGCTGTCGGATATCTCGCACGAACTGCGTACGCCGCTCACGCGGCTCCAGCTGGGCACCGCACTGCTGCGTCGCCGCAGCGGTGAGAGCAAAGAGCTGGAACGTATCGAAACCGAAGCCCAGCGTCTGGACAGCATGATCAACGATCTGCTGGTGATGTCGCGCAATCAGCAGAAAAACGCGCTGGTGAGCGAAACGGTGAAAGCCAATCAGCTGTGGCATGAAGTGTTAGACAACGCGGCGTTCGAAGCGGAACAGATGGGTAAATCGTTCACCGTCAACTTCCCGCCGGGGCCATGGCCGCTGTACGGTAACCCCAACACGCTGGAGAGCGCGCTGGAGAATATCGTGCGTAACGCCCTGCGCTACTCGCATACGAAGATTGAGGTGGCCTTCTCGGTGGATAAAGACGGTATCACCATCATTGTGGATGACGATGGTCCAGGCGTAAGCCCGGAAGATCGCGAGCAGATTTTCCGTCCGTTCTACCGCACCGACGAGGCGCGGGACCGTGAATCTGGCGGTACCGGGCTGGGTCTGGCGATTGTTGAAACCGCTATGCAGCAGCATCGCGGCTGGGTGAAAGCCGACGACAGTCCGTTGGGCGGGCTGCGGTTAACGCTGTGGCTACCGTTGTATAAGCGCGCGTAA
- the yiiM gene encoding 6-hydroxyaminopurine reductase, with protein MHYPVNVFTGKVREYDGSRPSAIAKVQVDGELTLTELGLAGDEQAEKKIHGGPERALCHYPREHYQYWITEFPEQADLFVAPAFGENLSTEGLTEKNVFIGDIFRWGDALIQVTQPRSPCFKLNFHFGINDMSARLQSAGKTGWLYRVVLAGQVSADAPLELVSRLSDVSVYDACAIAWHMPFDDEQYHRLLSAAGLSTSWTRTMQKRRTSRQIEDNSRRLWGK; from the coding sequence ATGCATTACCCGGTGAATGTGTTTACAGGCAAGGTAAGGGAATACGACGGCAGCCGCCCGAGCGCCATCGCCAAAGTGCAGGTCGACGGAGAGCTGACGTTAACCGAACTCGGGCTTGCGGGCGACGAGCAGGCCGAGAAGAAAATCCACGGCGGGCCCGAACGCGCGCTGTGCCACTATCCGCGCGAGCATTATCAATACTGGATAACCGAATTCCCTGAACAGGCGGACCTGTTCGTCGCCCCCGCGTTCGGTGAGAATCTCTCCACCGAAGGGCTGACGGAGAAGAACGTCTTCATTGGTGATATTTTCCGCTGGGGTGATGCCCTGATTCAGGTAACGCAACCGCGCTCGCCATGCTTCAAGCTTAACTTCCATTTTGGCATTAACGACATGTCCGCACGGCTGCAGAGCGCGGGCAAAACCGGCTGGCTGTACCGGGTGGTGCTGGCGGGGCAGGTGTCTGCGGATGCGCCGCTGGAGCTGGTGTCGCGCCTGAGCGATGTGTCGGTGTATGACGCCTGTGCCATTGCCTGGCATATGCCGTTTGATGACGAGCAATATCATCGGCTGTTGTCGGCGGCAGGGTTATCCACCAGCTGGACAAGAACGATGCAGAAACGCCGCACTAGTCGGCAGATTGAGGATAATTCGCGGAGATTGTGGGGGAAATAG
- the sodA gene encoding superoxide dismutase [Mn], with product MSYTLPSLPYAYDALEPHFDKQTMEIHHTKHHQTYVNNANAALESLPEFANLPVEELITKLDQLPADKKTVLRNNAGGHANHSLFWKGLKTGTTLQGDLKAAIERDFGSVDNFKAEFEKAAATRFGSGWAWLVLKGDKLAVVSTANQDSPLMGEAISGASGFPILGLDVWEHAYYLKFQNRRPDYIKAFWDVVNWDEAAARFAAKK from the coding sequence ATGAGTTATACACTGCCATCCCTGCCGTATGCCTATGACGCACTGGAACCGCATTTCGACAAGCAGACGATGGAAATCCATCACACTAAACACCACCAGACCTATGTGAACAACGCGAATGCTGCGCTGGAAAGCCTGCCAGAGTTCGCTAACCTGCCTGTTGAAGAGCTGATCACTAAACTGGATCAGCTGCCAGCGGACAAGAAAACCGTACTGCGTAACAACGCGGGCGGCCACGCTAACCACAGCCTGTTCTGGAAAGGCCTGAAAACCGGTACCACCCTGCAGGGCGACCTGAAAGCGGCTATCGAGCGCGACTTCGGTTCTGTTGATAACTTCAAAGCGGAATTCGAAAAAGCGGCTGCAACCCGTTTCGGCTCCGGCTGGGCGTGGCTGGTTCTGAAAGGTGACAAACTGGCGGTCGTTTCTACCGCAAACCAGGACTCCCCGCTGATGGGTGAAGCGATTTCTGGCGCATCTGGTTTCCCAATTCTGGGTCTGGACGTGTGGGAACACGCTTACTACCTGAAGTTCCAGAACCGTCGCCCGGACTACATCAAAGCCTTCTGGGATGTGGTGAACTGGGACGAAGCTGCAGCGCGTTTCGCCGCGAAAAAATAA
- the rhaT gene encoding L-rhamnose/proton symporter RhaT has product MNHAITMGIFWHLIGAASAACFYAPFKKVKGWSWETMWSVGGTVSWLILPWTISAMLLPDFWGYFTSFSASTLLPVFLFGAMWGIGNINYGLTMRYLGMSMGIGIAIGITLIVGTLMTPILNGNVDVLLNTKGGQMTLLGVLVAVIGVGIVTRAGQLKERKMGIKAEDFNLKKGLLLAVMCGIFSAGMSFAMNAAKPMHEAAAALGVDPLYVALPSYVVIMGGGALVNLGFCFIRLAKVKDLSVKADFSLAKSLIITNVLLSMLGGLMWYLQFFFYAWGHASIPPQYDYISWMLHMSFYVLCGGLVGLVLKEWNNAGRRPVGVLSLGCVVIIIAANIVGLGMAN; this is encoded by the coding sequence ATGAATCATGCGATTACGATGGGTATCTTCTGGCATTTGATAGGCGCAGCCAGTGCAGCCTGTTTCTATGCCCCGTTCAAAAAGGTGAAAGGGTGGTCGTGGGAAACCATGTGGTCGGTTGGCGGTACCGTCTCCTGGCTGATTTTGCCGTGGACCATTAGCGCCATGCTGCTCCCGGATTTCTGGGGCTACTTCACCTCCTTCAGTGCCTCCACCCTGCTGCCGGTGTTTCTGTTCGGTGCGATGTGGGGCATCGGCAACATCAACTATGGCCTGACCATGCGCTACCTCGGGATGTCGATGGGTATCGGCATCGCAATTGGCATTACCCTGATCGTCGGCACGCTGATGACGCCCATTCTTAACGGCAATGTCGATGTGTTGCTCAACACCAAAGGCGGGCAGATGACGCTGCTGGGCGTGCTTGTCGCGGTGATCGGCGTGGGTATCGTCACCCGTGCGGGTCAGCTGAAAGAGCGCAAGATGGGCATCAAAGCCGAGGACTTTAACCTGAAGAAAGGGCTGCTGCTGGCAGTGATGTGCGGCATCTTCTCGGCGGGCATGTCGTTCGCCATGAACGCCGCAAAACCTATGCACGAAGCGGCCGCCGCGCTGGGCGTCGACCCGCTGTACGTGGCGCTGCCAAGCTACGTGGTGATCATGGGCGGCGGCGCGCTGGTAAACCTCGGCTTCTGCTTCATTCGTCTGGCAAAAGTGAAGGATCTGTCGGTAAAAGCCGATTTCTCACTGGCAAAATCCTTAATCATCACCAATGTGCTGCTGTCGATGCTGGGCGGCCTCATGTGGTATCTGCAGTTCTTTTTCTACGCCTGGGGTCACGCCAGCATTCCACCGCAGTACGACTACATAAGCTGGATGCTGCACATGAGCTTCTACGTACTGTGTGGCGGACTGGTTGGGCTGGTACTGAAGGAGTGGAATAACGCCGGGCGTCGTCCGGTGGGCGTCCTGAGCCTGGGCTGCGTGGTGATCATCATTGCCGCTAACATTGTCGGCCTCGGCATGGCGAACTGA
- the rhaR gene encoding HTH-type transcriptional activator RhaR: MAAQLILRKDDFFASASQAVAVADRYPQNVFAEHTHEFCELVLVWRGNGLHILNDRPYRITRGDLFYIRAEDKHAYASVNDLVLQNVIYCPDRLKLNVDWAAHIPGFLNARGEPHWRLSSSGMAQVRQTISQLEQESQKHDPVANPMAELLFAQLVMTLKRHRYATDNPSATVQEALLDKLIARLAGSLNKSFVLEKFCEQEQCSERALRQQFRTQTGMTVNHYLRQLRICHAQYLLQHTELMVSEVAMRCGFEDSNYFSVVFNREVGMTPVQWRHRSRKAA, encoded by the coding sequence GTGGCCGCTCAGTTAATTCTTCGCAAAGATGATTTTTTTGCCTCCGCGAGTCAGGCCGTCGCGGTGGCCGACCGCTACCCGCAAAATGTCTTTGCCGAGCATACCCACGAATTTTGTGAGCTGGTGCTGGTGTGGCGCGGCAACGGCTTACACATCCTCAATGACAGGCCCTACCGCATTACGCGTGGCGATCTGTTTTACATTCGCGCCGAAGACAAACACGCCTACGCCTCGGTTAACGATCTGGTGTTGCAGAACGTGATCTACTGCCCGGACAGGCTCAAACTGAACGTCGACTGGGCGGCCCATATCCCCGGTTTTCTCAATGCCAGAGGCGAACCCCACTGGCGCTTGAGCAGCAGCGGCATGGCGCAGGTGCGCCAGACGATCTCCCAGCTGGAGCAGGAGAGCCAGAAGCACGATCCGGTGGCAAACCCGATGGCGGAACTGCTGTTCGCCCAGCTGGTCATGACCCTCAAACGCCATCGTTACGCTACCGATAACCCCTCCGCGACCGTTCAGGAAGCACTGCTGGACAAGCTGATCGCCCGGCTTGCGGGCAGCCTGAACAAAAGTTTCGTGCTGGAAAAATTCTGCGAGCAGGAGCAGTGCAGCGAGCGCGCGCTGCGCCAGCAGTTCCGCACCCAGACGGGGATGACGGTGAACCACTACCTGCGCCAGTTGCGCATCTGCCACGCCCAGTATCTGTTGCAGCATACGGAGCTGATGGTCAGTGAGGTGGCGATGCGCTGCGGGTTTGAGGACAGTAATTACTTTTCGGTGGTGTTTAACCGCGAGGTGGGGATGACGCCGGTTCAGTGGCGTCATCGCAGTCGAAAGGCAGCGTAA
- the rhaS gene encoding HTH-type transcriptional activator RhaS, whose translation MTVLHSVDFFPSGTSPVAIEPRLPQAAFPEHHHDFHEIVIVEHGTGIHVFNGQPYTISGGMVCFVRDHDRHLYEHTDNLCLTNVLYRSPDAFQFLSGLNKLLPQEQDGHYPSHWRVNQSTLQQVRQLVNQLEQSEDGQETHAIATRELLFMQLLVLLRRSSLVEGLANNDARLNQLMAWLEDHFAEDVCWETLADDFSLSLRTLHRQLKQHTGLTPQRYLNRLRLIKARHLLRHTDESVTDIAYRCGFGDSNHFSTLFRREFSWSPRDIRQGKDASLQ comes from the coding sequence ATGACCGTACTGCACAGCGTCGATTTTTTCCCGTCGGGAACGTCTCCGGTCGCGATTGAGCCACGGCTCCCGCAGGCTGCGTTTCCTGAACATCATCATGATTTTCATGAAATTGTGATTGTCGAGCATGGGACAGGCATTCATGTCTTTAACGGCCAGCCGTACACCATCAGCGGCGGTATGGTGTGCTTCGTGCGCGATCACGACAGGCATTTGTATGAACATACCGACAATCTGTGCCTGACCAACGTGCTCTATCGTTCGCCGGACGCGTTCCAGTTTCTGTCGGGGTTGAACAAGCTCCTGCCTCAGGAGCAGGATGGGCACTACCCGTCTCACTGGCGGGTGAATCAGTCCACGTTGCAGCAGGTGCGCCAGCTGGTGAATCAACTGGAGCAGAGCGAGGACGGGCAGGAGACCCATGCCATTGCCACCCGCGAGCTGCTGTTTATGCAGCTGCTGGTGCTGCTGCGTCGCAGCTCTCTGGTGGAAGGGCTGGCAAATAACGACGCGCGGCTGAACCAGCTGATGGCCTGGCTGGAGGACCATTTCGCCGAGGATGTGTGCTGGGAAACGCTGGCGGATGATTTTTCGCTGTCGTTACGCACGCTCCATCGTCAGCTCAAGCAGCACACCGGGCTAACGCCCCAGCGCTACCTCAATCGTCTGCGCCTGATTAAGGCGCGTCATCTTTTACGTCACACCGATGAAAGCGTCACGGATATCGCCTATCGCTGCGGTTTCGGCGACAGTAATCACTTTTCGACCCTTTTTCGCCGCGAGTTTAGCTGGTCGCCGCGCGATATCCGTCAGGGGAAGGATGCTTCACTTCAGTAA
- the rhaB gene encoding rhamnulokinase, translated as MTFRHCVAVDLGASSGRVMLATWDCGKRTLTLREMHRFANCLQKLDGFDTWDIDALEAEIRTGLNNVCNDGIRIDSIGIDTWGVDYVLLDSHGDRVGLPVSYRDSRTDGLMTQAIAQLGKDNIYGRSGIQFLPFNTLYQLRALVEQQPELVKKVAHALLIPDYLSYRLTGNMNWEYTNATTTQLVNINTDSWDEILLAWTGASPSWFGTPTHPGNVIGYWICPQGNEIPVVAVASHDTASAVITSPLAGKDAAYLSSGTWSLMGFESKTPYTSDAAMAANITNEGGAEGRYRVLKNIMGLWLLQRMLKEQHIADLPALIAETEKLKACTFLINPNDDRFINPVHMSAEIQAACFEAGQPVPSRPAELARCIFDSLALLYADVLSELASLRGKPFSQLHIVGGGCQNQLLNQLCADACGITVVAGPVEASTLGNIGIQLMTLDELSDVDEFRSVVTANTRLTTFIPNPCHEIARYRAQFQQKRLTKELCA; from the coding sequence ATGACTTTTCGCCATTGTGTGGCTGTCGATTTAGGCGCATCCAGCGGCCGCGTAATGCTCGCCACCTGGGACTGCGGCAAGCGCACACTTACGCTTCGCGAAATGCACCGTTTCGCCAACTGCCTGCAAAAACTGGACGGTTTTGATACCTGGGATATTGATGCCCTGGAAGCGGAGATCCGCACCGGACTGAACAACGTCTGCAACGACGGCATTCGCATCGACAGCATTGGCATTGATACCTGGGGGGTGGACTACGTTCTGCTCGACAGCCACGGCGACCGCGTCGGCCTGCCCGTCTCGTATCGCGACAGCCGCACCGACGGGCTGATGACACAGGCCATCGCGCAGCTTGGCAAGGACAACATCTATGGCCGCAGCGGCATTCAGTTTCTGCCCTTTAACACGCTGTATCAGCTGCGCGCGCTGGTTGAGCAGCAGCCGGAGCTGGTCAAAAAGGTGGCGCACGCGCTGCTGATCCCGGACTACTTAAGCTACCGGCTGACCGGCAACATGAACTGGGAATACACCAACGCCACCACCACGCAGTTGGTCAACATTAACACCGACAGCTGGGATGAAATCCTGCTGGCCTGGACCGGCGCTTCGCCTTCCTGGTTCGGCACGCCGACCCATCCGGGTAACGTAATCGGTTACTGGATTTGCCCGCAGGGGAATGAAATCCCGGTGGTCGCCGTCGCCAGTCACGACACCGCCAGCGCGGTGATTACATCTCCGTTGGCCGGTAAAGACGCGGCCTATCTCTCTTCCGGCACCTGGTCGCTGATGGGCTTTGAGAGCAAAACGCCGTACACCAGCGACGCCGCGATGGCAGCAAACATCACTAACGAAGGCGGTGCCGAAGGCCGCTACCGCGTGCTGAAGAACATCATGGGGCTCTGGCTGCTCCAGAGGATGCTGAAAGAGCAACACATTGCCGACCTGCCTGCGCTTATCGCAGAGACCGAAAAGCTGAAGGCCTGTACGTTCCTGATCAACCCGAACGACGACCGCTTTATTAACCCGGTGCATATGAGCGCCGAAATCCAGGCCGCCTGTTTCGAAGCCGGTCAGCCGGTGCCTTCCCGTCCTGCCGAGCTGGCGCGCTGCATTTTTGACAGCCTGGCCCTGCTCTACGCGGATGTTCTGAGCGAGCTGGCGAGCCTTCGCGGCAAACCGTTCAGCCAGCTGCATATCGTGGGCGGCGGCTGCCAGAACCAGCTGCTGAACCAGCTCTGCGCCGATGCCTGCGGCATCACCGTGGTGGCGGGTCCGGTGGAGGCCTCAACGCTCGGCAACATCGGTATTCAACTGATGACTCTGGACGAACTTTCAGACGTCGACGAATTCCGTTCGGTGGTCACCGCAAATACCCGCCTGACCACCTTCATCCCTAATCCCTGCCATGAAATTGCCCGCTACCGGGCGCAGTTTCAGCAAAAACGACTGACTAAGGAGCTTTGCGCATGA